The following coding sequences lie in one Mesorhizobium sp. NZP2298 genomic window:
- a CDS encoding SDR family NAD(P)-dependent oxidoreductase yields MTSNVAVIAGAGSGLSASLARLLAKEGFSVVLAARNIEKLGALQAETGAQAVATDVSDPASVEHLFDVADKAGPLSLVVFNASGRARGPIVELDPEAVRQALLVGAYGGFLVGQLAARRLLAQGAGSIFFTGATASVKGFAGSAGFAMPKFGLRGLAQSMARELAPKNIHVAHFIIDGAIASAASGQEPGPPDRRLSPDAIAEAYLSIHRQHRSAWTWEMELRPWVETF; encoded by the coding sequence ATGACATCCAATGTCGCCGTCATCGCCGGTGCGGGCTCCGGCTTGAGCGCCTCGCTGGCGCGTCTCCTTGCCAAGGAAGGGTTCAGCGTCGTTCTGGCCGCTCGAAACATTGAGAAACTCGGTGCATTGCAGGCTGAGACAGGCGCGCAGGCCGTGGCAACGGATGTCTCCGATCCCGCTTCGGTGGAGCATCTGTTCGATGTCGCCGACAAGGCCGGCCCGCTCTCGCTGGTGGTTTTCAACGCCAGCGGACGCGCTCGCGGGCCGATAGTCGAGCTCGATCCCGAGGCGGTCCGGCAGGCTTTGCTGGTTGGGGCCTATGGCGGGTTCCTGGTCGGCCAGCTAGCGGCGCGCCGGCTCCTTGCTCAAGGGGCTGGCTCGATCTTCTTCACTGGTGCGACAGCAAGCGTGAAGGGCTTCGCCGGCTCCGCCGGTTTTGCGATGCCCAAATTCGGCTTGCGCGGGTTGGCCCAGTCCATGGCCCGTGAACTGGCGCCGAAGAACATCCACGTCGCCCATTTCATCATCGATGGCGCCATCGCCTCGGCTGCGTCCGGACAGGAGCCCGGACCGCCGGATCGCCGGCTGTCTCCGGACGCCATCGCCGAGGCCTATCTCTCCATCCATCGCCAGCACCGCAGCGCCTGGACCTGGGAAATGGAGTTGAGGCCCTGGGTCGAGACCTTCTGA
- a CDS encoding LysR substrate-binding domain-containing protein, translating to MKAPLDLDQLQTFISIADTGSFTRAAEEVHRTQSAVSMQMRRLEERIGKPLFEKEGRSNRLTEEGDKLLSYARRLLYLNRETLAAFDDQRLEGTIRIGTPDDYADRFLPEIMARFTRSNPRVELTVICEPTPGLVEHIKRGNLDLALVTHNDVRGQSEVVRREPLLWVTSANHATHEQVTLPMAFGRPNCIWRRAAVDVLDQQNRDYRILFTSFSATVITAAVLSGLAISVLPECALRPGMRVLGEADGFGALPDCRIGIMRGQTSRPEIVDALARHISESLDNISVPLGEETGTFDFAALAFAKMKRTRPNQLLPGW from the coding sequence ATGAAAGCGCCGCTCGATCTCGATCAGTTGCAAACCTTCATCTCGATCGCCGATACCGGCAGCTTCACGCGGGCAGCCGAGGAGGTGCACCGGACCCAGTCGGCGGTGTCGATGCAGATGCGCCGGCTGGAGGAGCGGATCGGCAAGCCGCTGTTCGAGAAGGAGGGGCGCAGCAACAGGCTGACGGAGGAAGGCGACAAGCTGCTCTCGTATGCAAGGCGGCTGCTCTACCTCAACCGCGAAACGCTCGCCGCCTTCGACGACCAGCGGCTGGAAGGCACGATCCGTATCGGCACGCCGGACGATTATGCCGACCGTTTCCTGCCGGAGATCATGGCACGCTTCACCCGCTCCAATCCGCGCGTCGAACTGACCGTCATCTGCGAGCCGACGCCGGGGCTGGTCGAGCATATCAAGCGCGGCAATCTCGACCTGGCGCTGGTGACGCACAATGATGTGCGCGGCCAGTCGGAAGTGGTGCGGCGCGAACCGCTGCTTTGGGTCACCTCGGCCAACCATGCGACACATGAACAGGTAACGCTGCCGATGGCCTTTGGCCGGCCGAACTGCATCTGGCGGCGCGCCGCCGTCGATGTGCTGGACCAGCAGAACCGCGACTATCGCATCCTGTTCACCAGTTTCTCGGCGACCGTCATCACCGCCGCCGTGCTTTCGGGCCTGGCGATCTCGGTGCTGCCGGAATGCGCACTCAGGCCCGGCATGCGGGTGCTGGGCGAGGCCGACGGTTTCGGCGCCCTCCCCGATTGCCGCATCGGCATCATGCGCGGCCAGACCTCGCGGCCGGAGATCGTCGATGCGCTTGCCCGCCACATCTCGGAGAGCCTGGACAACATCTCGGTGCCGCTTGGCGAGGAGACGGGAACATTCGACTTCGCCGCACTCGCCTTTGCCAAGATGAAGCGGACGAGACCGAACCAGCTTCTGCCCGGCTGGTAG
- a CDS encoding ABC transporter substrate-binding protein yields MPSLYRLHRAALCAAVSGIAAISTASAEEIIIGAATAQTGGLAPYDQPALAGLRMSLDELNAKGGLGGKYTVKLLIKDTRSDTAQTATVAQELIDAGAKIMITPCDADPSISAGQLTQPLGIPTLTLCGSAPVLTGAVGDVMFGTYPADNVQATAVADFAVSEGKKKVFLLTSPDSTYTANLPEYFGKVFEKKGGAVVGRGTFTMGQPDFSAEITNIKGLADKPDLIMTAAYEPDFPAFIQQLRGAGVTIPVYGADAIGTPTIKALGKLVDGVVYTAAGYAEPGSKLEAFNAAFTKYAGHAPESTYEVNGYEIGLILDQAVKTAGSDDPKAIRDAIANLKDFEGITGKITYAGTDRMPLRPVALMRYDGGEGKHVETLIPAAADVPAP; encoded by the coding sequence ATGCCAAGCCTCTATCGCCTCCACCGCGCTGCTTTGTGCGCGGCGGTGTCCGGCATCGCCGCCATTTCGACGGCGAGCGCCGAGGAGATCATCATCGGTGCGGCGACCGCGCAGACCGGCGGCCTTGCCCCCTACGACCAGCCGGCCCTTGCCGGCTTGCGCATGTCGCTTGACGAGCTCAACGCCAAGGGCGGGCTCGGCGGCAAATACACCGTCAAGCTGCTGATCAAGGACACGCGCTCCGACACCGCGCAGACCGCCACCGTCGCCCAGGAATTGATCGACGCCGGCGCCAAGATCATGATCACGCCCTGCGATGCCGATCCCTCGATCTCCGCCGGCCAGCTCACCCAGCCGCTCGGCATTCCGACCCTGACCTTGTGCGGCTCCGCCCCCGTGCTCACAGGTGCGGTCGGCGACGTCATGTTCGGCACCTACCCGGCCGACAATGTGCAGGCGACGGCGGTAGCCGATTTCGCCGTCTCCGAAGGCAAGAAGAAGGTGTTCCTGCTGACCTCGCCGGACTCCACCTATACCGCCAACCTGCCTGAATATTTCGGCAAGGTGTTCGAGAAGAAGGGCGGTGCCGTCGTCGGCCGCGGCACCTTTACAATGGGCCAGCCGGACTTCTCCGCCGAGATCACCAACATCAAAGGCCTGGCCGACAAGCCGGACCTGATCATGACGGCGGCCTATGAACCGGATTTCCCGGCCTTCATCCAGCAATTGCGTGGCGCCGGCGTCACCATCCCGGTCTATGGCGCCGATGCCATCGGTACGCCGACCATCAAGGCTCTGGGCAAACTGGTCGACGGCGTCGTCTATACCGCGGCCGGCTATGCCGAGCCGGGCAGCAAGCTCGAGGCCTTCAACGCCGCCTTCACCAAATATGCCGGCCACGCGCCGGAATCGACCTATGAGGTCAATGGTTACGAGATCGGGCTGATCCTCGACCAGGCGGTCAAGACCGCCGGCTCCGACGATCCCAAGGCCATCCGCGACGCCATCGCCAACCTCAAGGATTTCGAAGGCATCACCGGGAAGATCACCTATGCCGGCACCGACCGCATGCCGCTCAGGCCCGTGGCGCTGATGCGCTACGACGGCGGCGAGGGCAAGCATGTCGAAACCCTGATCCCCGCCGCCGCCGACGTTCCCGCGCCGTGA
- a CDS encoding DUF1127 domain-containing protein, whose translation MTTIDFATETSRITSRPAVAMRVANTVFNFYRAWKNRRAFYRLGEMSDAELADIGLTRADLHVAIDVPFGRDPTVMLREIASDRVETIEDLARKVA comes from the coding sequence ATGACCACGATCGATTTCGCCACCGAGACCTCGCGCATCACCTCGCGTCCGGCCGTTGCGATGCGCGTGGCCAATACCGTCTTCAATTTCTACCGCGCCTGGAAAAATCGCCGCGCCTTCTATCGCCTTGGCGAGATGTCGGATGCCGAGCTCGCCGATATCGGCCTGACGCGCGCCGACCTGCATGTCGCCATCGACGTGCCGTTCGGCCGAGACCCGACGGTGATGCTGCGTGAAATCGCCAGCGATCGCGTGGAGACGATCGAGGATCTTGCCCGCAAGGTGGCCTGA
- a CDS encoding FMN-binding negative transcriptional regulator, with translation MYSKPEFAPLSRDAVFGLIEAAAFATVVTSGPQGLVVSHLPFVLDRTRGANGTLVSHLARANPHSELIAQGRETVAVFQGPHGYISSSWYPCNPVRDSAPTWNFAVVHCHGNPVPLDKRATARHLLQLVDLLEKDRDDRWRMRELGPGGMERRIPHIIGFDLPIERLEAKFKMGQDERLHDTGGAISALEEKDPALAAMMKTHNAHRKD, from the coding sequence ATGTACAGCAAGCCGGAATTCGCGCCGCTGTCGCGCGACGCCGTGTTCGGCCTGATCGAGGCGGCCGCTTTCGCAACGGTGGTGACATCAGGGCCGCAAGGGCTCGTCGTCTCGCATCTGCCGTTCGTGCTCGATCGCACGCGGGGCGCAAACGGAACGCTGGTCTCGCATCTCGCCAGGGCCAATCCGCACAGCGAGCTGATTGCGCAGGGCAGGGAGACGGTTGCCGTCTTCCAGGGGCCGCATGGCTACATCTCGTCCTCCTGGTATCCGTGCAACCCGGTCCGCGACAGCGCGCCGACCTGGAACTTTGCCGTGGTGCATTGCCATGGCAATCCGGTGCCGCTCGATAAGCGCGCCACTGCCCGGCATTTGCTGCAATTGGTCGATTTGCTGGAAAAGGATCGTGATGACCGCTGGCGCATGCGCGAACTCGGTCCGGGCGGCATGGAACGGCGCATACCTCACATCATCGGCTTCGACCTGCCGATCGAGCGGCTCGAAGCCAAGTTCAAGATGGGGCAGGATGAACGCCTCCATGATACCGGCGGAGCCATCAGCGCGCTGGAGGAGAAAGACCCGGCGCTTGCCGCGATGATGAAGACGCACAACGCGCATCGCAAGGACTGA
- the xseA gene encoding exodeoxyribonuclease VII large subunit, with translation MSEAASESRTNATEYTVSEISGALKRTVEDVFGNVRVRGEISGYRGPHSSGHAYFALKDDRARLDAVVWKGTMSRLKFRPEEGMEVIATGKLTTYPGKSNYQIVIDNLEPAGAGALMALLEERKRRLQAEGLFDAARKRRLPFMPRVIGVVTSPTGSVIRDIIHRIKDRFPLHVLVWPVRVQGETSGVEVTNAVTGFNALAWDGSIQRPDLLIVARGGGSLEDLWGFNDEALARAVAASGIPVISAVGHETDWTLIDLVADVRAPTPTGAAEIAVPVKADLEATLASLGARLKAAISRNFERKRQAARAAARALPSPDQLLALPRRRLDEATSRLSRGLSVSVDRKRARLQGQRLTPATLSRRINEARTLTGRDLARAQAAFFAIVRERRARFARTATRLSPAPIARRQKQQADALAALARRQDRVISLRLERLRGQLSQAERLLTTLSHKAVLARGFALVKDADGAVIKQAADVASGMALSLEFADGTADAVATSGAARPKPVAKPSAKVKEPGNQGSLF, from the coding sequence ATGAGCGAAGCAGCATCCGAATCACGCACCAACGCCACCGAATACACGGTGAGCGAGATCTCCGGCGCGCTGAAGCGTACGGTGGAGGACGTCTTCGGCAATGTGCGGGTGCGCGGCGAAATCTCCGGCTATCGGGGCCCGCACTCCTCCGGCCATGCCTATTTCGCGCTGAAGGACGACCGCGCCCGGCTCGACGCCGTGGTGTGGAAAGGCACGATGAGCCGGCTGAAATTCCGCCCCGAGGAAGGGATGGAGGTGATCGCCACCGGCAAGCTCACCACCTATCCCGGCAAGTCCAACTACCAGATCGTCATCGACAATCTGGAGCCGGCTGGCGCCGGGGCGCTGATGGCGCTGCTGGAGGAACGCAAGCGCCGGCTGCAGGCCGAAGGGCTTTTCGATGCCGCACGCAAGCGCCGGCTGCCGTTCATGCCGCGCGTCATCGGCGTCGTCACCTCGCCGACCGGGTCCGTCATCCGCGACATCATCCATCGCATCAAGGACCGCTTTCCGCTGCATGTGCTGGTCTGGCCGGTGCGCGTGCAGGGCGAGACATCAGGGGTGGAAGTGACCAATGCCGTCACCGGCTTCAATGCACTGGCCTGGGATGGTTCCATCCAGCGGCCCGATCTCTTGATCGTCGCGCGCGGCGGCGGCAGCCTGGAGGATCTGTGGGGGTTCAACGACGAGGCGCTCGCCCGCGCCGTTGCCGCCTCCGGAATTCCGGTGATCTCGGCGGTCGGCCACGAAACCGACTGGACACTGATCGACCTCGTCGCGGATGTACGGGCGCCGACACCAACGGGCGCGGCCGAAATCGCCGTGCCGGTGAAGGCCGACCTCGAAGCGACGCTTGCCAGCCTTGGCGCGCGGCTCAAGGCGGCCATCTCACGCAATTTCGAACGCAAGCGGCAGGCCGCCCGTGCGGCGGCGCGCGCGCTGCCCTCGCCCGATCAATTGCTGGCGCTGCCGCGCCGGCGCCTCGACGAGGCGACGTCGAGGCTCAGTCGCGGCCTGTCCGTCAGCGTCGATCGCAAGCGGGCGCGACTCCAGGGCCAAAGGCTGACGCCGGCCACGCTGTCGCGGCGCATCAACGAGGCGCGCACGCTGACCGGCCGTGACCTCGCCCGCGCGCAGGCGGCGTTCTTTGCCATCGTGCGCGAACGGCGCGCTCGCTTTGCGCGCACCGCGACGCGGCTGTCGCCGGCACCGATCGCGCGAAGGCAGAAGCAGCAGGCCGACGCACTGGCGGCGCTCGCAAGGCGGCAGGATCGGGTTATCTCGCTGCGGCTCGAGCGGCTGCGCGGCCAATTGAGCCAGGCAGAGCGCCTGCTGACCACGCTGTCGCACAAGGCCGTCCTGGCGCGCGGCTTCGCGCTCGTCAAGGATGCCGATGGCGCCGTCATCAAACAGGCGGCCGACGTGGCATCGGGGATGGCGCTCTCGCTGGAGTTCGCTGATGGCACGGCCGATGCGGTGGCAACCAGCGGTGCAGCGCGACCGAAGCCGGTTGCCAAGCCATCAGCAAAGGTCAAGGAACCCGGCAATCAGGGATCGCTGTTCTGA
- a CDS encoding ornithine cyclodeaminase — protein MIPNLNIVPFVSVDHMMKLVLKIGVERFLVELAAYIEDDFRRWDLFDKTPRVASHSAEGVIELMPTSDGEVYGFKYVNGHPKNMREGRQTVTAFGMLADVHNGYPVLLSEMTILTALRTAAMSALAAKHLAPAGSRSMALIGNGAQAEFQALAFKALLGVDKLRLYDIDRSATQKCIRNLDGLGFDMTACTTAQEAVEGADIITTVTADKQYATILTDNMVGSGVHINAVGGDCPGKTELHRDILLRSDIFVEYPPQTRIEGEIQQLAPDHEVTELWQVISGAVQGRRDASQITLFDSVGFAIEDFSALRYVRDQLKSTGLYQELDMLADPDEPRDLFGMLLRAAQQG, from the coding sequence ATGATCCCCAATCTCAACATCGTGCCGTTCGTCAGCGTCGACCACATGATGAAGCTGGTGCTGAAGATCGGCGTTGAACGCTTCCTCGTCGAGCTTGCCGCCTATATCGAGGATGATTTCCGCCGCTGGGACCTCTTCGACAAGACGCCGCGTGTCGCCTCGCACAGCGCCGAGGGCGTCATCGAACTGATGCCGACCAGTGACGGCGAGGTCTATGGCTTCAAATACGTCAACGGCCATCCCAAGAACATGCGCGAGGGCCGCCAGACGGTCACCGCCTTCGGCATGCTGGCCGATGTCCACAACGGCTATCCGGTACTCTTGTCGGAAATGACCATCCTGACCGCGCTGCGCACGGCGGCGATGTCGGCTCTCGCGGCAAAGCATCTGGCGCCAGCCGGCTCCCGCAGCATGGCGCTGATCGGCAATGGCGCCCAGGCCGAATTCCAGGCGCTGGCCTTCAAGGCGCTGCTCGGCGTCGACAAGCTCCGCCTTTACGACATCGACCGTTCGGCGACGCAAAAATGTATCCGTAACCTCGACGGCCTCGGCTTTGACATGACCGCCTGCACGACCGCGCAGGAAGCGGTCGAGGGCGCCGACATCATCACCACGGTCACCGCCGACAAGCAGTATGCCACCATTCTCACCGACAACATGGTCGGCTCCGGCGTCCACATCAACGCGGTCGGCGGCGACTGCCCGGGCAAGACCGAACTGCACCGCGATATCCTGCTGCGCTCCGACATCTTCGTCGAATATCCCCCGCAGACCCGCATCGAAGGCGAGATCCAGCAACTCGCACCGGATCATGAGGTTACTGAACTTTGGCAGGTCATATCAGGCGCCGTGCAAGGGAGGCGCGATGCCAGCCAGATCACGTTGTTCGATTCCGTCGGCTTCGCCATCGAGGACTTTTCGGCGCTGCGCTATGTCAGGGACCAGTTGAAGTCGACCGGCCTCTACCAGGAACTCGACATGCTGGCCGACCCCGATGAGCCGCGCGACCTGTTCGGCATGCTGTTGAGGGCGGCCCAGCAGGGTTGA
- a CDS encoding ABC transporter ATP-binding protein encodes MLSVEALKIRYGEVEAVRRVDLTVDSGEIIALVGANGAGKSSTLGAVAGLVPAASGKVVFDGADITGLAPEAIARKGVALVPEGRRIFASLTVADNLRLGGAVHQPAAEARVREEEMLELFPILRRYHRVKGGNLSGGEQQMLAIARALMGKPRMILLDEPSLGLAPQLIDTVFDLIAELRRKGLTILLVEQNVALALEIADRAVVLANGEVVLSGTAKELASSDLVRQAYLGA; translated from the coding sequence ATGCTGAGCGTCGAAGCCCTGAAAATCCGGTACGGCGAAGTCGAGGCGGTGCGCCGTGTCGACCTCACCGTCGACAGCGGCGAGATCATCGCGCTGGTCGGCGCCAATGGCGCCGGCAAGAGCTCGACGCTTGGTGCCGTCGCCGGGCTGGTGCCGGCTGCGTCCGGCAAGGTGGTGTTCGACGGGGCCGACATCACCGGCTTGGCTCCGGAGGCCATCGCCCGCAAGGGGGTCGCGCTGGTTCCCGAAGGCCGTCGCATCTTCGCCAGCCTGACGGTGGCCGACAATCTGCGTCTCGGCGGCGCGGTGCATCAGCCGGCGGCCGAGGCGCGGGTGCGCGAGGAGGAGATGCTGGAGCTGTTCCCGATCCTGCGTCGCTACCACCGCGTCAAGGGCGGCAACCTGTCCGGCGGCGAGCAGCAGATGCTGGCCATCGCCCGCGCCTTGATGGGCAAACCGCGCATGATCCTGCTCGACGAGCCGTCGCTCGGCCTTGCCCCGCAACTGATCGACACCGTCTTCGACCTGATCGCCGAACTGCGCCGCAAGGGCCTGACCATCCTTCTGGTCGAGCAGAATGTGGCGCTGGCGCTGGAAATCGCCGATCGTGCCGTCGTGCTTGCCAATGGCGAGGTGGTGTTGTCGGGCACGGCAAAAGAACTCGCCTCTTCGGACCTCGTCCGCCAAGCCTATCTGGGAGCTTAA
- a CDS encoding branched-chain amino acid ABC transporter permease codes for MVAQQIINAVSLGGVYALLALGLAIVFSIVGLINFAHGELMTLSGYALLASLVLGLPFPVAVLVAVSCGALAAVAMERIAFRPMRGASVTSLLLTSFAVSSLLKVVFQNGISARPQAVAMPGWMTGAFSFGDFTIGVGPSISIVVSALALIALEVFLRRSVTGTAMRAAAEDFDVVRLMGIPASRIIATAFLLSGLLAGLAAMLWVAQRASVDPLMGFTPVLKAFIAAVVGGLGSLPGAVAGGFLLGIIEVLLQATLPGAIAPYRDAIVLSGVIAVLLLRPQGLIPAVRVQRS; via the coding sequence ATGGTCGCGCAGCAGATCATCAATGCGGTCAGCCTTGGCGGCGTCTATGCGCTGCTGGCGCTCGGCCTGGCGATCGTGTTCTCCATCGTTGGCCTCATCAATTTCGCCCATGGCGAGCTGATGACGCTGTCGGGCTATGCGCTTCTGGCTTCGCTGGTGCTCGGCCTTCCCTTTCCGGTAGCCGTGCTTGTCGCCGTGTCCTGCGGTGCACTCGCCGCTGTCGCCATGGAGCGCATCGCCTTCAGGCCTATGCGTGGCGCCAGCGTCACCAGTCTTCTGCTGACCAGTTTCGCCGTGTCCAGCCTTTTGAAAGTTGTCTTCCAGAACGGTATTTCGGCCCGGCCGCAGGCTGTCGCCATGCCCGGCTGGATGACCGGCGCCTTCTCCTTTGGTGATTTCACCATCGGCGTCGGTCCAAGCATCTCGATCGTCGTCTCGGCGCTGGCGCTGATTGCGCTGGAGGTCTTCCTGCGCCGCTCGGTGACCGGCACGGCGATGCGCGCAGCGGCGGAGGATTTCGACGTCGTGCGCCTGATGGGCATTCCGGCCAGCCGCATCATCGCCACCGCCTTCCTGCTCTCCGGCTTGCTGGCGGGGTTGGCGGCCATGCTGTGGGTGGCGCAACGCGCCTCGGTCGATCCGCTGATGGGCTTCACGCCGGTGCTGAAAGCCTTCATCGCCGCCGTCGTCGGTGGCCTCGGCAGCCTGCCGGGTGCGGTCGCAGGCGGTTTCCTGCTCGGCATCATCGAGGTGCTGCTGCAGGCGACGCTGCCGGGGGCGATCGCGCCCTATCGCGACGCCATCGTGCTGTCGGGTGTCATCGCCGTGCTGCTGTTGCGGCCGCAAGGCCTCATCCCGGCGGTCCGGGTCCAGCGTAGCTGA
- a CDS encoding DmpA family aminopeptidase, which yields MTDNPHHLATPGGKPRARSFGIGFDGTPGPFNAITDVPGVAVGYATLISGDGALVVGKGPVRTGVTAILPRPLAELATPVFAGIFSQNGNGELTGSHIVEETGAFNFPITITNTHSCGVSRDGTLRWMHQVQPAALDSGWGLPVAAETYDGFLNDINGHHLTFEHVAQALDGAAGGPIEEGSVGGGTGMITFGFKAGSGTASRVVGWQGNSYTVGAFVQSNFGKLRNFTLRGQRVEPVLAESAIRDDVRHAEKGSIIAVIATDAPFLPHQMKRLARRVPLGVAMTGGFGYHSSGDIFLAFSTANPAAALAPSGRIANADFIPDTDIDPFFDAVIQTVEESILNALAANDDMTGRDGNFVPALPKTWLKEKFGLKEKLD from the coding sequence ATGACCGACAATCCACACCATCTGGCCACGCCCGGCGGCAAGCCGCGCGCGCGAAGCTTCGGCATCGGCTTCGACGGGACGCCCGGGCCGTTCAACGCGATCACCGACGTGCCCGGCGTCGCGGTCGGCTATGCGACGCTGATATCAGGCGATGGGGCGCTGGTCGTCGGCAAGGGGCCGGTGCGCACCGGAGTCACGGCGATCCTGCCCAGGCCACTTGCTGAGCTGGCCACGCCGGTGTTCGCCGGTATTTTCAGCCAGAACGGCAATGGCGAGTTGACCGGCTCGCACATCGTCGAAGAAACCGGTGCTTTCAACTTTCCGATCACCATTACCAACACGCATTCCTGCGGTGTTTCGCGTGACGGCACGCTGCGCTGGATGCACCAAGTGCAGCCGGCCGCGCTCGACAGCGGCTGGGGCCTGCCGGTGGCGGCGGAGACCTATGACGGCTTCCTCAACGACATAAACGGCCACCATTTGACCTTTGAGCACGTGGCCCAGGCACTAGACGGTGCCGCCGGCGGCCCGATCGAAGAAGGCAGCGTCGGCGGCGGCACTGGCATGATCACCTTCGGCTTCAAGGCCGGTTCGGGCACGGCTTCGCGCGTCGTCGGGTGGCAGGGAAATTCCTACACGGTGGGCGCCTTCGTGCAGTCGAATTTCGGCAAGCTGCGCAATTTCACGCTTCGCGGCCAGCGCGTCGAGCCAGTGCTCGCCGAATCGGCGATCCGAGACGACGTACGGCATGCGGAAAAAGGCTCGATCATCGCCGTCATCGCCACCGATGCACCATTCCTGCCGCACCAGATGAAGCGGCTGGCGCGCCGCGTGCCGCTCGGCGTCGCCATGACCGGCGGCTTCGGCTACCACAGTTCGGGCGACATCTTTCTCGCCTTCTCGACCGCCAATCCTGCCGCCGCACTGGCGCCGTCAGGCCGGATCGCCAATGCCGATTTCATTCCCGATACGGACATCGATCCGTTTTTCGATGCCGTAATCCAGACGGTGGAAGAATCGATCCTCAACGCATTGGCCGCCAACGACGACATGACCGGACGCGACGGCAATTTCGTGCCGGCACTGCCGAAGACATGGTTGAAAGAAAAGTTCGGGCTGAAAGAAAAGCTCGACTGA
- a CDS encoding isopenicillin N synthase family dioxygenase — protein sequence MPRIVPVLDLSRREQGASERRTFLADLRSASRDIGFFYLAGHGISWAEISEVLTASRHFFALPEADKLAIEMVRSSQFRGYTRAGGELTKGKEDWREQLDIGVERHAIAQGPGIPAWTRLQGPNQWPAALPDLKPALLAWQSKVTAVAIRLLKAFALSLDQPEDAFDPIYGGEPNHRMKIVRYPGRDATGGDQGVGAHKDGGFLTLLLQDDNKGLQVDYDGSWVDVDPIPGTLVVNIGELLELASNGYLRATVHRVVTPPAGVERISVPFFFSARLDATIPLLGLSEELAAQARGPASDPDNPLFRDVGTNVLKSRLRSHPDVARRHYADLLEGESRVG from the coding sequence ATGCCCAGAATAGTGCCTGTGCTTGATTTGAGCCGTCGTGAGCAGGGCGCGTCGGAGCGCCGGACATTTCTGGCGGACTTGCGCTCCGCTTCGCGCGACATCGGCTTTTTCTACCTGGCCGGACATGGCATCTCCTGGGCGGAGATCAGCGAGGTCCTCACCGCATCGCGTCACTTCTTTGCCCTGCCGGAAGCCGACAAGCTGGCAATCGAGATGGTCAGATCCTCGCAGTTTCGCGGCTATACGCGCGCAGGCGGCGAACTGACCAAGGGCAAGGAGGACTGGCGCGAGCAACTCGACATTGGCGTCGAACGCCATGCAATCGCGCAAGGGCCGGGAATTCCAGCCTGGACGCGGCTGCAGGGACCGAACCAGTGGCCCGCGGCGCTGCCGGATCTCAAGCCGGCGCTGCTTGCCTGGCAGAGCAAGGTGACGGCCGTGGCGATCCGGTTGCTGAAAGCCTTCGCTCTGTCGCTCGATCAGCCCGAGGACGCCTTCGACCCGATCTATGGCGGGGAACCCAACCATCGCATGAAGATCGTGCGCTACCCCGGCCGTGATGCAACCGGCGGCGACCAGGGCGTGGGCGCGCACAAGGATGGCGGTTTCCTGACGCTGCTGCTCCAGGATGACAACAAGGGACTCCAAGTCGACTATGACGGCAGCTGGGTCGATGTCGATCCCATTCCCGGCACGCTCGTCGTCAACATTGGCGAATTACTCGAACTGGCCTCCAACGGCTATTTGCGAGCGACCGTGCATCGGGTCGTGACGCCCCCCGCCGGCGTCGAACGTATTTCGGTGCCGTTCTTCTTCAGCGCCAGGCTTGATGCGACGATACCGCTGCTTGGCCTTTCCGAGGAATTGGCGGCGCAGGCGCGCGGACCGGCCAGCGATCCGGACAATCCGCTGTTTCGCGATGTCGGAACCAATGTGCTGAAAAGCCGGCTGCGCTCGCATCCCGACGTCGCGCGGCGCCATTATGCGGATCTGCTCGAAGGGGAAAGCCGGGTTGGTTGA
- a CDS encoding DUF768 domain-containing protein has product MSEHAIEFLRGWIGEKVHCQSQARIDKQAETLARECAAKAAEVGIPLEDIQEEVGDIQELIASRLEEAAEADEHQQAPSKAAE; this is encoded by the coding sequence ATGAGTGAACACGCCATCGAGTTCTTGCGGGGATGGATCGGCGAAAAGGTCCATTGCCAGTCCCAGGCCAGGATCGACAAGCAGGCCGAGACATTGGCCAGGGAATGCGCCGCCAAGGCGGCCGAGGTCGGCATCCCGCTAGAGGATATCCAGGAAGAAGTCGGCGATATCCAGGAACTCATTGCTTCCCGGCTCGAGGAAGCGGCCGAGGCCGACGAGCACCAGCAGGCGCCCAGCAAGGCTGCGGAATAG